A genomic segment from Roseibium algicola encodes:
- a CDS encoding 2-oxoglutarate dehydrogenase E1 component has product MARQEANNVFALTSLLYGANAAYIEDLYAQYKTDPSSVDAEWQDFFAAFQDEKEAVLKEARGATWKRKDWPIEANGDLVNAFDGNWGPIEQKLGDKLKKKAEAKGEPVSDQEVHQATRDSVRALMMIRAYRMRGHLHADLDPLGLAGKGDHEELHPSSYGFTEADWDHKIFIDHVLGLEYATIREMMDILKRTYCSTLGVEFMHISDPAAKAWIQERIEGPDKQVAFTTEGKKAILNKLVEAEGFEKFLDVKYTGTKRFGLDGGEALIPALEQIIKRGGSMGLKEIVFGMAHRGRLNVLSQVMAKPHRAIFHEFKGGSYAPDDVEGSGDVKYHLGASSDRTFDGNDVHLSLTANPSHLEIVNPVVLGKARAKQDQLAADENGNFVDTTEIDRGTVLPLLLHGDAAFAGQGVVAECFGLSALRGHRTGGSVHVIINNQIGFTTNPRFSRSSPYPSDMAKVIEAPIFHVNADDPEAVVFAAKIAIEYRQTFHRPVVIDMICYRRFGHNEGDEPAFTQPIMYRKIRKHATTLQLYSERLIKEGVLTQDEVEHMKADWRKHLDDEFDAGQAFKPNKADWLDGKWAGMKRADDEDDPRRGETGLPMDELKSIGRALTHVPDGFNIHRTIARFMNQRERMIETGEGIDWATAEALAFGSLLKEGHPVRLSGQDCERGTFSQRHSVLYDQEDESRYIPLNNVSPDQQRYEVINSMLSEEAVLGFEYGYSLAEPRALTLWEAQFGDFANGAQVVFDQFISSGERKWLRMSGLVCLLPHGYEGQGPEHSSARLERYLQLCAEDNMQVANCSTPSNYFHILRRQLRRDIRKPLILMTPKSLLRHKKAVSTLQELGPESSFHRLLWDDWGPNLNSEGKLVSDDKIRRVVMCSGKVYYDLFEEREKRGVNDVYLLRVEQLYPFPKKALMLELARFPQAEMVWCQEEPKNMGSWFFVESYIEWVLEQIDAKHKRPRYAGRNAMASTATGLMSSHLAQLQAFLEEALGS; this is encoded by the coding sequence ATGGCACGGCAGGAAGCGAACAACGTATTCGCACTGACGTCGTTGCTTTACGGCGCCAACGCAGCCTATATCGAAGACCTCTACGCACAGTACAAGACAGATCCCAGCTCGGTCGACGCCGAGTGGCAGGACTTCTTTGCGGCCTTCCAGGACGAGAAGGAAGCAGTGCTGAAAGAGGCTCGCGGGGCGACCTGGAAACGCAAGGACTGGCCGATCGAGGCCAATGGCGACCTCGTCAATGCATTCGACGGCAACTGGGGCCCGATTGAGCAGAAGCTCGGCGACAAACTGAAAAAGAAGGCTGAAGCCAAGGGCGAGCCGGTTTCGGATCAGGAAGTTCATCAGGCGACCCGCGATTCCGTTCGCGCCCTGATGATGATCCGCGCCTATCGCATGCGCGGCCATCTTCATGCAGATCTCGACCCCCTCGGCCTGGCCGGCAAGGGCGATCACGAGGAGCTGCATCCCTCCTCCTACGGCTTCACCGAAGCCGACTGGGACCACAAGATCTTCATCGACCACGTGCTGGGTCTGGAATACGCCACCATCCGCGAGATGATGGACATCCTGAAGCGGACCTATTGCTCGACGCTGGGTGTCGAGTTCATGCATATCTCCGATCCGGCGGCCAAGGCCTGGATCCAGGAGCGCATTGAAGGTCCGGACAAGCAGGTTGCCTTCACTACGGAAGGCAAGAAGGCGATCCTGAACAAGCTGGTCGAAGCCGAAGGTTTCGAAAAGTTTCTGGACGTCAAATACACCGGCACCAAGCGCTTCGGTCTGGATGGCGGTGAAGCGCTGATCCCGGCGCTGGAACAGATCATCAAACGCGGCGGCTCCATGGGCCTGAAGGAAATCGTGTTCGGCATGGCCCACCGCGGCCGCCTGAACGTGCTTTCCCAGGTGATGGCCAAGCCGCACCGGGCAATCTTCCACGAGTTCAAGGGCGGCTCCTACGCGCCGGACGATGTGGAAGGCTCCGGCGACGTGAAGTATCACCTCGGCGCGTCTTCCGACCGGACGTTCGACGGCAACGACGTGCACCTGTCGCTGACGGCAAACCCCTCGCACCTGGAAATCGTCAACCCGGTGGTTCTGGGCAAGGCGCGCGCCAAGCAGGATCAGCTGGCTGCCGACGAGAACGGCAACTTCGTCGACACGACCGAAATCGACCGCGGCACGGTTCTGCCGCTGCTGCTGCACGGCGACGCCGCATTCGCCGGCCAGGGCGTTGTTGCGGAATGCTTTGGCCTGTCCGCGCTGCGTGGCCACCGCACCGGCGGTTCGGTCCATGTGATCATCAACAACCAGATCGGCTTCACCACCAACCCGCGCTTCTCGCGGTCTTCGCCCTATCCGTCGGATATGGCGAAGGTCATCGAGGCGCCGATCTTCCACGTCAACGCGGATGATCCGGAAGCCGTCGTCTTTGCGGCCAAGATCGCGATCGAATATCGCCAGACGTTCCATCGTCCGGTGGTCATCGACATGATCTGCTATCGCCGCTTCGGCCACAACGAGGGCGACGAGCCGGCGTTCACGCAGCCGATCATGTACCGCAAGATCCGCAAGCATGCGACGACGCTGCAGCTCTACTCGGAACGCCTGATCAAGGAAGGTGTTCTGACGCAGGACGAAGTCGAGCACATGAAAGCCGACTGGCGCAAGCATCTGGACGACGAGTTCGATGCCGGCCAGGCCTTCAAGCCGAACAAGGCCGACTGGCTGGACGGCAAGTGGGCAGGCATGAAACGGGCCGACGACGAAGACGATCCGCGTCGCGGTGAAACCGGTCTGCCGATGGATGAACTGAAGTCGATCGGCCGGGCTCTGACCCACGTGCCGGACGGTTTCAACATCCACCGCACGATCGCGCGCTTCATGAACCAGCGCGAGCGCATGATCGAGACCGGCGAAGGCATCGACTGGGCTACCGCTGAAGCGCTTGCCTTCGGTTCGCTGCTGAAGGAAGGCCACCCGGTGCGCCTGTCCGGTCAGGATTGCGAACGCGGCACGTTCTCGCAGCGCCATTCGGTTCTGTACGATCAGGAAGACGAGAGCCGGTACATTCCGCTCAACAACGTCTCTCCCGATCAGCAGCGCTACGAGGTCATCAACTCGATGCTCTCGGAAGAAGCCGTGCTCGGCTTCGAATATGGCTACTCGCTGGCAGAGCCGCGTGCTCTGACCCTTTGGGAAGCCCAGTTCGGCGATTTCGCCAACGGCGCCCAGGTGGTGTTCGACCAGTTCATCTCTTCGGGTGAGCGCAAGTGGCTGCGCATGTCCGGCCTCGTCTGCCTGCTGCCGCATGGCTACGAAGGTCAGGGACCTGAGCACTCTTCCGCCCGTCTGGAGCGTTACCTCCAGCTTTGCGCTGAAGACAACATGCAGGTTGCGAATTGTTCGACGCCGTCGAACTACTTCCACATCCTGCGTCGTCAGCTGCGCCGCGATATCCGCAAGCCGCTTATCCTCATGACGCCGAAATCCTTGCTGCGTCACAAGAAGGCGGTATCCACGCTGCAGGAACTCGGTCCGGAGTCCTCCTTCCACCGTCTGTTGTGGGACGACTGGGGGCCCAACCTGAATTCGGAAGGCAAGCTGGTTTCAGACGACAAGATCCGGCGCGTCGTGATGTGCTCGGGCAAGGTCTACTACGATCTGTTCGAAGAGCGTGAAAAGCGTGGCGTCAACGACGTCTACCTGCTCCGCGTCGAACAGCTCTATCCGTTCCCGAAAAAGGCGCTGATGCTGGAACTGGCGCGCTTCCCGCAGGCCGAAATGGTCTGGTGTCAGGAAGAGCCCAAGAACATGGGCAGCTGGTTCTTCGTCGAGTCCTACATCGAATGGGTCCTGGAGCAGATCGACGCCAAGCACAAGCGCCCGCGCTATGCTGGCCGCAATGCGATGGCATCGACCGCAACCGGCCTGATGTCCTCGCATCTGGCGCAGTTGCAGGCGTTCCTCGAAGAGGCTCTGGGAAGTTAG
- the sucD gene encoding succinate--CoA ligase subunit alpha gives MSILVNKDTKIIVQGLTGKTGTFHTEQALEYYGTKMVAGVHPKKGGETWSSGVDSAASLPIYATVGEAREATGADASVIYVPPAGAGAAIIEAIEAEVPFIVCITEGIPVADMVKVKAKLEKSKSRLLGPNCPGILTPEECKIGIMPGSIFKKGSVGVVSRSGTLTYEAVFQTTNAGLGQTTAVGIGGDPVKGTEFIDVLEMFLADDETQSIIMIGEIGGSAEEDAAQFLKDEAKRGRSKPMAGFIAGRTAPPGRTMGHAGAVISGGKGGAEDKIAAMEAAGIKVSPSPAKLGETLLEVLKG, from the coding sequence ATGTCTATCCTCGTCAATAAAGACACGAAAATCATCGTTCAGGGCCTGACCGGCAAGACCGGCACGTTCCACACCGAACAGGCGCTTGAGTATTACGGCACCAAGATGGTCGCCGGCGTGCACCCGAAAAAGGGTGGCGAGACCTGGTCTTCCGGTGTCGACAGCGCTGCATCCCTGCCGATCTATGCGACCGTAGGCGAAGCCAGGGAAGCAACCGGTGCCGACGCCTCCGTGATCTACGTTCCGCCGGCAGGCGCGGGCGCAGCGATCATCGAGGCCATCGAAGCGGAAGTTCCGTTTATCGTCTGCATCACCGAGGGCATCCCGGTTGCCGACATGGTCAAGGTCAAGGCCAAGCTGGAGAAATCCAAGTCGCGCCTCCTCGGCCCGAACTGCCCGGGCATCCTGACCCCGGAAGAATGCAAGATCGGCATCATGCCGGGCTCCATCTTCAAGAAAGGCTCCGTCGGTGTTGTTTCCCGCTCCGGCACCCTTACTTATGAAGCTGTCTTCCAGACCACAAATGCCGGCCTCGGCCAGACGACGGCTGTCGGCATCGGCGGCGACCCGGTCAAGGGCACCGAGTTCATCGACGTCCTGGAAATGTTCCTGGCCGACGACGAAACCCAGTCGATCATCATGATCGGCGAAATCGGTGGCTCCGCGGAAGAAGACGCGGCGCAGTTCCTGAAGGACGAAGCCAAGCGCGGCCGGTCCAAGCCGATGGCTGGTTTCATCGCCGGACGGACAGCGCCTCCGGGCCGTACCATGGGCCACGCCGGTGCCGTTATTTCAGGCGGCAAGGGCGGTGCAGAAGACAAGATCGCTGCGATGGAAGCTGCTGGCATCAAGGTGTCACCGTCTCCTGCGAAGCTCGGCGAGACCCTTCTCGAAGTCTTGAAGGGCTGA
- the sucC gene encoding ADP-forming succinate--CoA ligase subunit beta codes for MNIHEYQAKAVLKEYGAPVAEGVAIFSADEAEAAAKSLPGPLWVVKSQIHAGGRGKGKFKELAADAKGGVRLAFSLDEVTSNAKEMLGNTLVTKQTGAAGKVVNRLYIEDGADIERELYLSILVDRTVGRPAFVVSTEGGMDIEAVAEETPEKIVTLPIDPETGVTEADAAKLCDALELTDAAREDGMKLFPILHTAFVEKDMSLLEVNPLIVMKDGRLRVLDAKVSFDGNALFRHPDIMELRDVTEEDDKEIEASKYDLAYVALDGDIGCMVNGAGLAMATMDIIKLYGAEPANFLDVGGGASKEKVTAAFKIITSDPNVKGILVNIFGGIMRCDVIAEGVVAAVKEVGLQVPLVVRLEGTNVELGKKIINESGLNVIAADDLDDAAQKIVKAVKG; via the coding sequence ATGAACATTCATGAATACCAGGCCAAGGCCGTTCTGAAGGAATACGGTGCACCGGTGGCCGAAGGCGTTGCCATCTTCTCCGCCGACGAAGCCGAAGCAGCCGCCAAGAGCCTTCCGGGCCCGCTCTGGGTCGTGAAGTCGCAGATCCACGCAGGTGGCCGCGGCAAGGGCAAGTTCAAGGAACTGGCCGCTGATGCCAAGGGCGGTGTCCGTCTGGCTTTCTCGCTGGACGAAGTCACGTCCAACGCCAAGGAAATGCTCGGCAACACGCTGGTCACCAAACAGACCGGTGCCGCCGGCAAGGTGGTCAACCGTCTCTACATCGAAGACGGCGCCGACATCGAGCGTGAGCTTTACCTCTCCATTCTGGTCGACCGGACCGTTGGCCGCCCGGCTTTCGTTGTCTCCACCGAAGGTGGCATGGACATTGAAGCGGTTGCCGAAGAAACCCCCGAAAAGATCGTCACCCTGCCGATCGATCCGGAAACCGGTGTGACCGAAGCCGATGCCGCCAAGCTGTGCGACGCGCTGGAACTGACCGATGCGGCACGTGAAGACGGCATGAAGCTGTTCCCGATCCTGCACACGGCTTTCGTCGAGAAGGACATGAGCCTTCTGGAAGTCAACCCGCTGATCGTCATGAAGGACGGCCGCCTGCGCGTACTGGATGCCAAGGTTTCCTTCGACGGCAACGCTCTGTTCCGTCATCCGGACATCATGGAGCTGCGCGACGTCACCGAGGAAGACGACAAGGAAATCGAGGCCTCCAAGTACGACCTCGCCTATGTCGCTCTCGACGGTGACATCGGCTGCATGGTCAACGGTGCCGGCCTTGCCATGGCGACCATGGACATCATCAAGCTCTACGGCGCCGAGCCGGCCAACTTCCTTGATGTTGGCGGTGGCGCTTCCAAGGAGAAGGTGACGGCCGCGTTCAAGATCATCACGTCCGATCCGAACGTGAAGGGCATCCTGGTCAACATCTTCGGTGGCATCATGCGCTGCGACGTGATCGCGGAAGGCGTGGTTGCAGCCGTCAAGGAAGTCGGCCTGCAGGTTCCGCTCGTTGTTCGCCTGGAAGGCACCAACGTGGAACTCGGCAAGAAGATCATCAACGAAAGCGGCCTGAACGTGATCGCCGCTGACGATCTCGACGACGCCGCCCAGAAAATCGTGAAAGCGGTTAAAGGTTAA
- the mdh gene encoding malate dehydrogenase — MARNKIALIGSGQIGGTLAHLAGLKELGDIVLFDIAEGVPQGKALDLAESSPVDGFDAKMAGANSYEAIEGSDVVIVTAGVPRKPGMSRDDLLEINLKVMEQVGAGIAKYAPNAFVICITNPLDAMVWALQKFSGLPKNKVVGMAGVLDSARFRYFLADEFNVSIEDVTAFVLGGHGDTMVPLTRYSTVAGIPLTDLVKMGWCTAERLEEIVQRTRDGGAEIVGLLKTGSAFYAPAASAIAMAESYLKDKKRVLPCAAALDGQYGLKDTYVGVPVVIGADGVERIIEIDLQGDEKANFDKSVASVDGLVEACKKIQPALA, encoded by the coding sequence ATGGCGCGGAACAAGATTGCCTTGATCGGCTCTGGTCAGATCGGCGGCACGCTCGCACATCTGGCAGGTTTGAAGGAACTGGGAGACATCGTGCTCTTCGACATCGCGGAAGGTGTTCCGCAGGGTAAGGCACTCGACCTGGCCGAGTCCTCCCCGGTCGATGGCTTCGATGCCAAAATGGCGGGTGCCAACAGCTACGAAGCCATCGAAGGCTCGGACGTTGTCATCGTTACCGCCGGTGTTCCGCGTAAACCCGGCATGAGCCGCGACGACCTTCTGGAAATCAACCTGAAGGTTATGGAGCAGGTTGGCGCCGGCATCGCAAAGTATGCCCCGAACGCATTCGTCATCTGCATCACCAACCCGCTCGACGCGATGGTCTGGGCCCTGCAGAAGTTCTCCGGTCTGCCGAAGAACAAGGTTGTCGGCATGGCAGGCGTATTGGATAGCGCCCGTTTCCGTTACTTCCTGGCAGACGAGTTCAACGTCTCCATCGAAGATGTGACCGCATTCGTTCTCGGCGGCCACGGCGACACCATGGTGCCGCTGACCCGCTACTCCACCGTCGCCGGCATCCCGCTCACCGACCTGGTCAAGATGGGCTGGTGCACTGCCGAGCGTCTGGAAGAAATCGTCCAGCGTACCCGTGATGGCGGCGCGGAGATCGTCGGCCTCCTGAAGACCGGCTCCGCTTTCTACGCTCCGGCGGCTTCCGCCATCGCAATGGCAGAAAGCTACCTGAAGGACAAGAAGCGCGTTCTGCCGTGTGCTGCTGCTCTCGACGGCCAGTACGGCCTGAAGGACACCTATGTGGGCGTTCCGGTCGTGATCGGCGCCGATGGCGTCGAACGCATCATCGAGATCGACCTGCAGGGCGACGAAAAGGCCAACTTCGACAAGTCTGTCGCTTCCGTCGACGGTCTGGTCGAGGCCTGCAAGAAAATTCAGCCGGCGCTCGCCTGA
- the zapE gene encoding cell division protein ZapE, with protein sequence MELPVNRALSARYDALIASGEIKEDPVQREAVRQLDLLNTRLAETRLASKKSSLGWLFANKKNQLWASVQGLYMWGGVGRGKTMLMDLFYEVTVIRRKRRVHFHEFMTDVHERIHAHRQAHKRGEVKGDDPIPPVASQIAEETRLLLFDEFSVTDIADAMILGRLFTQLFERGVIVVATSNVEPSLLYKDGLNRQLFLPFIKMLTSKVEVLHLDSPTDYRLEKLAGAPVYVTPLGESANAQMDELFAKLTHGMTPHSEELENKGRKIAVPCVAAGAARFTFDDLCMQPLGASDYLRIAHAFGTVFLDNVPVLSKARRNEAKRFINLIDTLYDNGIKLVVSAEAEPQDLYVGEDGTEAFEFDRTASRLIEMRSEAYLAGERRQVHA encoded by the coding sequence ATGGAACTGCCGGTCAACCGCGCCCTGAGCGCCCGCTACGACGCGCTCATCGCGTCGGGTGAGATCAAGGAAGACCCCGTGCAACGGGAGGCGGTGCGCCAGCTCGATCTCCTGAACACCCGTCTTGCCGAAACCCGCCTGGCCTCCAAGAAAAGTTCACTTGGCTGGCTGTTCGCCAACAAGAAGAACCAGCTCTGGGCCTCCGTACAGGGGCTTTACATGTGGGGCGGTGTCGGGCGCGGCAAGACGATGCTGATGGACCTCTTTTACGAGGTAACGGTCATCCGCCGCAAAAGGCGTGTGCATTTCCACGAGTTCATGACCGATGTGCACGAGCGCATTCATGCCCACCGCCAGGCGCACAAGCGCGGCGAGGTCAAGGGTGACGATCCGATCCCGCCCGTGGCGAGCCAGATTGCCGAAGAAACGCGGCTGCTGCTGTTTGATGAGTTCTCGGTGACCGACATTGCCGATGCCATGATCCTCGGCCGCCTGTTCACCCAGCTTTTCGAGCGCGGCGTCATCGTTGTCGCCACGTCCAACGTCGAGCCGTCTCTCCTCTACAAGGACGGGCTTAACCGCCAGCTGTTCCTACCCTTCATCAAGATGCTGACCTCCAAGGTGGAAGTGCTGCATCTGGACAGTCCGACGGATTACCGGCTGGAGAAGCTTGCTGGTGCGCCGGTCTATGTCACGCCTCTGGGCGAGAGTGCAAACGCCCAGATGGATGAGCTCTTTGCCAAGCTGACGCACGGCATGACACCGCATTCCGAAGAGCTGGAGAACAAAGGCCGCAAGATCGCCGTTCCCTGTGTCGCGGCTGGAGCGGCCAGATTCACCTTCGACGACCTGTGCATGCAGCCGTTGGGGGCAAGTGATTATCTGCGCATCGCTCATGCTTTCGGCACGGTGTTTCTGGACAACGTGCCCGTGCTGTCCAAGGCGCGGCGCAACGAAGCCAAGCGCTTCATCAATCTGATCGATACGCTTTACGATAACGGCATCAAGCTGGTGGTATCGGCTGAGGCCGAGCCGCAGGATCTTTACGTCGGCGAGGACGGCACGGAAGCCTTTGAATTCGACCGGACAGCCTCCCGGTTGATCGAGATGCGGTCCGAGGCGTACCTTGCGGGAGAAAGACGACAAGTACACGCATAG
- a CDS encoding GrpB family protein — protein MSIPLLPHNPDWFRQADLLIDDLGHLLGARALRLDHVGSTAVPGLIAKPKLHIDVTLASGFSPAALSNDLLLYGYHDLGARFREDEVQMTRPAGPGPRSKERENHELIIAHRLCLCASDCPSPDKRRQFRDALRGDASLAGRYAALKRDLALMAGSTPDWEIYNTGKTSFIEGVLSGEGMRLIQR, from the coding sequence ATGTCCATTCCGTTGCTCCCACATAATCCGGACTGGTTTCGCCAGGCTGACCTGCTGATCGACGACCTCGGACATCTTCTGGGAGCAAGGGCCCTGCGCCTGGACCATGTCGGGTCCACGGCCGTCCCTGGGCTGATTGCCAAACCCAAACTTCATATCGATGTAACGCTGGCTTCCGGATTTTCACCGGCTGCACTCAGCAACGATCTCCTGCTGTATGGCTACCATGATCTCGGCGCCCGCTTTCGGGAAGACGAAGTGCAAATGACCCGGCCAGCCGGACCAGGTCCCCGGTCGAAGGAGAGGGAAAATCACGAGCTGATTATCGCGCATCGGCTGTGTCTGTGTGCATCCGATTGCCCCTCACCTGATAAGCGGCGCCAGTTTCGCGACGCCTTGCGCGGCGATGCCAGCCTTGCCGGGCGCTATGCCGCCCTGAAACGGGACCTTGCCCTCATGGCCGGTTCGACCCCCGACTGGGAAATATACAATACCGGCAAGACATCCTTCATCGAAGGCGTGCTCTCAGGGGAAGGTATGCGACTGATCCAGCGATGA
- a CDS encoding DUF7662 domain-containing protein, with product MSKYEPLREHLARLEDVVWAAKLNEVEDIIGSSLPKSAREHRTWWANSGGSLVHQNAWLDAGWRVERTDLMRDVIVFRRLRIGGTVAGVSARMDRTAKNPQKTAEKRLTKEMAALRQPATVTLRSEWTTLGDVQRTPCSNSIIPQEGGVVRFAAMEGDEVVTAIVATLSVHKAYRSLRMAMKGLDDDTGSRVGTELFKKAGFDAAAPIECDVVKSGNAWLLTDGRGRKANLDDQSECYLVAQLLYLQEVQNGRKTALYLR from the coding sequence ATGTCAAAATATGAACCACTGCGGGAACACTTGGCACGACTGGAAGATGTTGTCTGGGCGGCCAAGCTGAACGAAGTCGAAGATATCATAGGCTCGTCGCTGCCCAAGAGCGCCCGGGAACACCGGACATGGTGGGCAAATTCCGGCGGCAGTCTCGTTCACCAGAACGCCTGGCTTGATGCCGGCTGGCGGGTAGAGCGAACCGATCTCATGCGCGATGTCATCGTCTTCCGCCGGTTGCGCATCGGCGGAACCGTGGCCGGGGTGTCCGCCCGTATGGATCGGACCGCCAAGAATCCGCAAAAAACTGCAGAAAAGCGGCTCACCAAGGAAATGGCGGCCCTTCGTCAGCCTGCAACCGTAACGTTGCGCTCCGAATGGACCACGCTTGGCGATGTCCAGCGCACGCCCTGTTCCAATTCCATCATTCCGCAGGAAGGCGGCGTTGTGCGCTTCGCGGCCATGGAAGGCGACGAAGTCGTCACTGCCATCGTCGCAACCTTGTCGGTTCACAAGGCCTATCGCAGCCTGCGCATGGCGATGAAGGGTCTGGACGACGATACCGGCAGCCGCGTCGGTACGGAGCTGTTCAAGAAAGCCGGTTTCGATGCCGCCGCACCAATCGAATGCGATGTCGTCAAGTCCGGCAATGCCTGGCTGCTGACCGACGGTCGTGGCCGCAAGGCCAATCTGGACGACCAGTCCGAGTGTTATCTGGTTGCCCAGCTGCTCTATCTTCAGGAAGTCCAGAACGGTCGCAAGACGGCCCTTTACCTGCGCTAA
- a CDS encoding protease inhibitor Inh/omp19 family protein: MMRAGKFVLIVGLVVLAAGCQRLSGGRNYAEPLPATPTTPVGSGQLAPLDPNAPAGGLNDPSAQPTDLASNPVAAPADAKEVGRTDLLGGWKITSAGDNCMAFMTLTTWSGGYRANTRGCASPVLSGISAWDLSGNQVVLKDGAGLIVAQLYSSASGQFNGQTSTGSPISLYR; the protein is encoded by the coding sequence ATGATGCGCGCGGGAAAGTTTGTTTTGATCGTCGGCCTGGTGGTCCTGGCAGCTGGTTGCCAGAGATTGTCCGGAGGCCGGAATTATGCCGAACCGCTGCCGGCGACCCCGACTACACCCGTAGGCTCGGGACAGCTTGCACCGCTTGATCCCAACGCGCCGGCTGGCGGTCTCAACGATCCGTCGGCTCAGCCGACCGACCTGGCCAGCAACCCGGTTGCAGCGCCTGCCGATGCCAAGGAAGTTGGCCGGACAGACCTTCTGGGTGGCTGGAAAATCACCTCCGCTGGCGACAACTGCATGGCCTTCATGACGCTGACAACATGGTCCGGCGGCTACCGTGCAAATACCAGAGGTTGTGCTTCGCCTGTACTGTCCGGGATCTCTGCATGGGACCTGAGCGGCAATCAGGTGGTTCTGAAGGACGGCGCCGGCCTGATCGTTGCACAGCTTTACTCCAGCGCTTCCGGCCAGTTCAACGGTCAGACCTCTACCGGATCGCCGATCTCGCTGTACCGTTAA
- a CDS encoding arsenate-mycothiol transferase ArsC has product MSKTTVLFVCPDNSLLSPLAEAYLNFRAGGLMRAFSAGVAPSQELSRHVRRILSARGIDAKGLAPKPIDIFLMPHAEIPDRVVYLADQAPVALPPQWKTTTSSHWWNIAAKPPFPDGFGACATYFEKIAEAIDRLVEPPKTAGKAVSSRVA; this is encoded by the coding sequence TTGTCGAAAACAACCGTTCTGTTCGTCTGTCCGGACAACAGCCTGCTGTCGCCCCTGGCCGAAGCCTATCTGAATTTTCGGGCAGGTGGTCTGATGCGGGCGTTCTCCGCAGGTGTGGCTCCTTCCCAGGAACTGAGCCGGCATGTGCGCCGGATACTGTCGGCACGGGGAATTGATGCCAAAGGGCTTGCGCCCAAGCCGATCGACATTTTCCTGATGCCGCATGCTGAAATTCCCGACAGGGTCGTCTATCTCGCTGACCAGGCGCCGGTGGCCTTGCCGCCGCAGTGGAAGACCACGACATCGAGCCATTGGTGGAACATTGCCGCAAAACCGCCTTTTCCGGATGGTTTTGGTGCCTGCGCCACTTATTTCGAGAAGATTGCGGAGGCGATCGACAGGCTTGTGGAGCCGCCAAAAACAGCAGGCAAGGCCGTCTCGAGCCGGGTCGCCTGA
- a CDS encoding MAPEG family protein, whose amino-acid sequence MPVAFWCVLAAAILPLLSVFPAKLDKSFDNARPRDPDYWRDGFRARAQGAQANGFEAFPLFAVAVFVGLNQGGDPHWIDRLAVLFVLLRIIYIGCYWADRASPRSLAWAASFLTSLAIFTSSLWS is encoded by the coding sequence ATGCCCGTCGCCTTCTGGTGTGTCCTTGCCGCCGCCATCCTGCCGCTGCTTTCCGTCTTTCCGGCAAAACTGGACAAGTCCTTCGACAACGCCCGCCCACGTGACCCGGACTATTGGCGAGACGGTTTTCGCGCCCGCGCACAGGGGGCACAGGCGAATGGCTTCGAGGCATTTCCCCTGTTTGCGGTTGCCGTTTTCGTTGGCCTCAACCAGGGCGGCGACCCTCACTGGATCGACAGGCTCGCCGTGCTTTTCGTGTTATTGAGGATCATTTATATCGGCTGCTACTGGGCCGACCGCGCCTCGCCGCGCTCGCTTGCCTGGGCAGCCTCCTTCTTGACATCGCTGGCAATTTTCACCAGTTCCCTATGGAGCTGA